From a single Nissabacter sp. SGAir0207 genomic region:
- the rseB gene encoding sigma-E factor regulatory protein RseB, whose protein sequence is MKQFWFAVCVLTGSLVYPTIAPAQSASGALLQQMNSASQTLDYEIAFISISKQGIESSRYRHVLLGKQPLAQLLQMDGPRREILQRGNEISYFESGLEPFTLTGDHIVDALPALAFADFNELAKFYDFIPVGRARIADRPSEVLRIVARDGTRYSYIVWIDEQTKLPLRADLLDRDGETLEQFRVISFVANEGVEGALSGLTKASLPPLLAIPATEKVDFNWQPKWLPAGVTEVSRSRRTLPSLPVPIESRLYSDGLFSFSVNVSTSSNPTSEQFVRQGRRTVHTEIRAGQEITVVGELPPTTAKRIADSIVLSRAQ, encoded by the coding sequence ATGAAGCAATTTTGGTTTGCCGTGTGTGTGCTGACAGGCAGCCTGGTTTATCCCACCATCGCCCCGGCGCAGAGTGCGTCCGGGGCGTTGTTGCAACAGATGAACAGCGCCAGCCAGACACTCGATTACGAGATCGCCTTTATCAGCATCAGCAAGCAAGGGATAGAATCTTCACGCTATCGCCACGTCTTGCTGGGCAAACAACCCCTCGCCCAACTGCTGCAAATGGATGGCCCACGTCGGGAGATCCTGCAACGTGGCAATGAAATCAGCTACTTCGAATCCGGGCTGGAACCCTTTACGCTGACTGGCGACCATATTGTCGATGCATTGCCAGCGCTGGCCTTCGCGGATTTCAACGAGCTGGCGAAATTCTATGACTTCATTCCAGTGGGTAGGGCGCGCATTGCCGACCGACCCAGTGAAGTGCTGCGCATTGTGGCGCGTGATGGCACCCGTTACAGCTATATCGTCTGGATTGATGAGCAAACCAAACTGCCGCTGCGGGCCGATCTGCTAGATCGTGACGGCGAGACGCTGGAGCAATTCCGGGTTATTTCGTTTGTCGCCAATGAGGGCGTAGAGGGCGCATTAAGTGGCCTGACGAAGGCCAGCCTGCCGCCACTGCTGGCCATTCCGGCCACCGAAAAGGTGGACTTCAATTGGCAGCCGAAGTGGCTACCAGCCGGGGTCACCGAGGTGTCACGCAGCCGCCGTACCTTGCCAAGCCTGCCCGTTCCGATAGAATCACGTCTCTACTCGGACGGATTATTCAGTTTCTCCGTGAATGTCAGCACCTCGTCCAACCCTACCTCGGAGCAGTTTGTCCGGCAGGGGAGGCGCACGGTGCACACGGAGATCCGCGCCGGGCAGGAGATTACGGTGGTAGGCGAATTGCCGCCCACTACCGCCAAACGTATTGCCGATAGCATTGTGCTCAGCCGGGCGCAATAG
- the rseC gene encoding SoxR-reducing system protein RseC, translating into MMKEWATVVSWENGMALLRCDPQAGCGSCNARTGCGTRTLNKLGPQPEHHLQVAIDQPLEPGQKVELGITEGSLLRSALLVYMTPLVGVLLGGGVMQMWLNSDLFALLGAVAGGMAGFLTARRLAKHSGEESQYQPVVLQIGLPPTAFRT; encoded by the coding sequence ATGATGAAAGAGTGGGCCACGGTCGTGTCGTGGGAAAATGGGATGGCGTTGCTGCGCTGTGATCCGCAAGCCGGTTGCGGCAGCTGCAATGCGCGCACGGGTTGCGGAACCCGCACACTCAATAAACTCGGCCCCCAGCCGGAGCATCATTTGCAGGTTGCCATTGATCAACCGCTAGAGCCGGGGCAGAAAGTGGAGCTGGGCATCACCGAAGGGAGCCTGCTGCGCTCCGCGCTGCTGGTCTACATGACGCCGCTGGTCGGCGTGCTGCTGGGCGGGGGCGTGATGCAAATGTGGCTCAACAGTGACCTGTTCGCCCTGCTGGGTGCGGTGGCCGGCGGCATGGCCGGGTTCCTGACTGCCCGCCGGTTGGCGAAACACAGCGGTGAGGAGAGCCAGTACCAGCCTGTGGTATTGCAAATTGGCCTGCCGCCCACCGCCTTCCGCACCTAG
- the lepA gene encoding translation elongation factor 4 codes for MKHIRNFSIIAHIDHGKSTLSDRIIQICGGLTDREMAAQVLDSMDLERERGITIKAQSVTLDYKAQDGQTYQLNFIDTPGHVDFSYEVSRSLAACEGALLVVDAGQGVEAQTLANCYTAIEMDLEVVPVLNKIDLPAADPDRAAQEIEDIVGIDAADAVRCSAKTGVGVPDVLERLVRDIPAPEGDPDAPLQALIIDSWFDNYLGVVSLIRIKNGTLRKGDKIKVMSTGQTYNADRLGIFTPKQVDRDALSCGEVGWLVCAIKDILGAPVGDTLTLARQPADKALPGFKKVKPQVYAGLFPISSDDYEAFRDALGKLSLNDASLFYEPESSTALGFGFRCGFLGLLHMEIIQERLEREYDLDLITTAPTVVYEVETTSGETVYVDSPSKLPPLNNIAELREPIAECHMLMPQEYLGNVITLCVEKRGVQTNMVYHGNQVALTYEIPMAEVVLDFFDRLKSTSRGYASLDYNFKRFQTSDMVRVDVMINSERVDALALITHRDNSQYRGRDLVEKMKDLIPRQQFDIAIQAAIGNHIIARSTVKQLRKNVLAKCYGGDVSRKKKLLQKQKDGKKRMKQVGNVELPQEAFLAILHVGKDSK; via the coding sequence ATGAAGCATATACGAAATTTCTCCATTATTGCCCATATTGACCACGGTAAGTCGACCCTGTCCGACCGTATTATCCAGATTTGCGGCGGCCTGACCGACCGTGAGATGGCGGCCCAGGTGCTGGACTCCATGGACCTGGAGCGTGAGCGCGGCATTACCATCAAGGCGCAGAGCGTGACGCTGGATTACAAGGCGCAGGATGGCCAGACCTACCAGCTCAACTTCATCGACACGCCGGGGCACGTTGACTTCTCCTATGAAGTTTCCCGCTCGCTGGCCGCCTGTGAGGGCGCGCTGCTGGTGGTGGACGCGGGTCAGGGCGTGGAAGCGCAGACGCTGGCCAACTGCTACACCGCCATTGAGATGGATCTGGAAGTGGTGCCGGTCCTGAACAAAATCGACCTGCCAGCTGCTGACCCGGATCGCGCGGCGCAGGAGATTGAAGACATCGTTGGCATTGACGCCGCGGATGCGGTGCGCTGCTCGGCGAAGACCGGCGTCGGCGTGCCTGACGTGCTGGAGCGTCTGGTGCGTGACATCCCGGCCCCCGAGGGTGACCCGGACGCGCCGTTGCAGGCGCTGATCATCGACTCTTGGTTCGATAACTATCTGGGCGTCGTCTCCCTGATCCGTATCAAAAACGGCACCCTGCGTAAGGGCGACAAGATCAAGGTGATGAGCACCGGCCAGACTTACAACGCTGACCGCCTTGGCATCTTTACGCCGAAACAGGTCGATCGCGACGCGCTGAGCTGTGGCGAAGTGGGCTGGTTGGTGTGCGCCATCAAAGACATTCTGGGCGCGCCAGTGGGCGATACCCTGACCCTGGCTCGCCAGCCGGCGGACAAGGCGCTGCCGGGCTTCAAAAAAGTGAAGCCGCAGGTCTACGCTGGCCTGTTCCCGATCAGCTCTGATGACTACGAAGCCTTCCGTGACGCGCTGGGCAAGCTCAGCCTGAACGACGCCTCGCTGTTCTATGAGCCGGAGAGTTCCACCGCGCTGGGCTTCGGCTTCCGTTGTGGCTTCCTCGGCCTGCTGCACATGGAGATCATCCAGGAGCGTCTGGAGCGCGAGTATGACCTGGATCTGATCACCACCGCACCGACCGTGGTGTATGAGGTGGAGACCACCTCCGGCGAAACCGTCTACGTTGACAGCCCCTCCAAGCTGCCGCCGCTGAACAATATCGCGGAGCTGCGTGAGCCGATCGCTGAGTGCCACATGCTGATGCCGCAGGAGTATCTGGGTAACGTGATCACCCTCTGCGTTGAGAAGCGCGGCGTGCAGACCAACATGGTCTACCACGGCAATCAGGTGGCACTGACCTATGAGATCCCGATGGCCGAGGTGGTGCTCGACTTCTTCGACCGCCTGAAGTCCACTTCCCGCGGCTATGCGTCGCTGGATTACAACTTCAAGCGCTTCCAGACCTCCGACATGGTGCGGGTTGACGTGATGATCAACAGCGAGCGCGTGGATGCGCTGGCACTGATCACCCACCGTGACAACTCCCAGTACCGTGGCCGTGATCTGGTGGAGAAGATGAAAGATCTGATCCCGCGCCAGCAGTTTGACATCGCCATTCAGGCGGCGATCGGCAACCACATCATCGCCCGTTCGACGGTGAAACAGTTGCGTAAAAACGTTCTGGCAAAATGCTATGGCGGCGACGTCAGCCGTAAGAAAAAGCTGCTCCAGAAGCAGAAAGACGGTAAGAAACGCATGAAGCAGGTCGGCAACGTCGAACTGCCGCAAGAGGCGTTCCTGGCGATTCTGCACGTGGGCAAAGACAGCAAATAA
- the lepB gene encoding signal peptidase I codes for MANMFALGLAIATLLTGIIWCLDRFVWAPARRRKAAAANAQVAGNLDGDTLKKVTKQPGWVETCASVFPVLFIVFVVRSFIFEPFQIPSGSMMPTLLIGDFIVVEKFAYGLKNPVTQGTLIPTGHPKRGDIVVFKYPRDPRVDYIKRVVGLPGDRVSYDPISKQVTIQPGCGSDSRCDSALALTYSASEPSNLVQTFGQRSGNTEVSSGFFEIPQSDSVPEGGIRLRTRQETLGDVTHNILAVPGAQDQLSMYYRQPGQPLGVWVVPAGHYFMMGDNRDNSADSRYWGFVPEKNLVGKATAIWMSFEKQEGEWPTGVRLSRIGGIH; via the coding sequence ATGGCTAACATGTTTGCACTGGGGTTGGCCATTGCCACCCTGCTGACAGGGATCATTTGGTGCCTCGACCGTTTCGTCTGGGCGCCGGCCCGCCGCCGCAAGGCGGCCGCGGCCAACGCTCAGGTAGCGGGCAACCTCGACGGCGACACCTTGAAAAAGGTGACCAAGCAGCCGGGCTGGGTAGAGACTTGCGCCTCGGTGTTCCCGGTACTGTTCATCGTGTTTGTGGTGCGCTCCTTCATTTTTGAGCCGTTCCAGATCCCGTCTGGTTCCATGATGCCGACGCTGCTGATCGGGGATTTCATCGTGGTGGAGAAGTTCGCCTACGGCCTGAAAAACCCGGTCACACAGGGCACGCTGATCCCCACCGGCCACCCGAAGCGCGGCGACATTGTGGTGTTCAAGTACCCGCGTGACCCACGTGTGGACTACATCAAGCGCGTGGTGGGGCTGCCGGGCGACCGCGTCAGCTACGATCCGATTAGCAAGCAGGTGACCATACAGCCGGGCTGTGGCAGTGACAGCCGCTGCGACTCGGCGTTGGCACTCACCTACAGCGCCTCAGAGCCAAGCAATCTGGTGCAGACCTTTGGCCAGCGCAGCGGCAACACGGAAGTCAGCAGTGGCTTCTTTGAGATCCCGCAGAGCGACAGCGTGCCAGAGGGCGGTATCCGCCTGCGCACGCGCCAGGAGACGCTGGGTGATGTGACACACAACATCCTGGCCGTGCCGGGCGCGCAGGATCAGCTGAGCATGTACTACCGTCAGCCGGGCCAACCGCTCGGCGTCTGGGTGGTGCCAGCCGGCCACTACTTCATGATGGGCGACAACCGCGACAACAGCGCTGACAGCCGCTACTGGGGCTTTGTGCCGGAGAAAAATCTGGTGGGCAAAGCCACGGCGATCTGGATGAGCTTTGAGAAGCAGGAAGGCGAATGGCCGACCGGTGTGCGCCTGAGCCGCATCGGCGGGATCCATTAA
- the rnc gene encoding ribonuclease III, producing MNPILVNRLQRKLGYTFQQQELLLQALTHRSASSKHNERLEFLGDSILSFVIANALYHRFPKVDEGDMSRMRATLVRGNTLAEMAREFDLGECLRLGPGELKSGGFRRESILADTVEALIGGVFLDSDIQTVERLILNWYRSRLDEISPGDKQKDPKTRLQEFLQGRHLPLPSYLVVQVRGEAHDQEFTIHCQVSGLSEPVVGTGSSRRKAEQAAAEQALKKLELE from the coding sequence ATGAACCCCATCTTAGTAAACAGGCTACAGCGAAAGCTGGGCTACACTTTTCAACAGCAGGAGCTCTTGCTGCAAGCGCTGACTCATCGCAGTGCCAGCAGTAAACACAATGAACGGTTAGAGTTTCTGGGTGACTCTATTCTCAGTTTCGTGATTGCCAATGCGCTTTATCACCGCTTCCCAAAGGTCGACGAAGGGGACATGAGCCGGATGCGCGCCACGCTGGTGCGCGGTAACACGCTGGCCGAGATGGCGCGTGAATTTGATCTGGGCGAGTGTCTGCGCCTTGGGCCGGGTGAGTTGAAAAGTGGTGGTTTCCGCCGCGAATCCATCCTCGCAGATACGGTGGAAGCCCTGATTGGTGGCGTGTTCCTGGACAGTGATATCCAGACCGTCGAACGTTTGATTCTCAACTGGTATCGTAGCCGGTTGGATGAAATCAGCCCCGGTGACAAGCAGAAGGACCCGAAAACTCGGTTACAGGAGTTTTTACAAGGTCGTCATCTGCCGTTGCCTTCTTATCTGGTCGTACAGGTTCGCGGTGAGGCGCACGATCAAGAATTTACCATCCACTGCCAGGTGAGCGGTCTGAGTGAGCCGGTGGTCGGCACCGGATCGAGCCGCCGCAAAGCCGAACAGGCGGCAGCGGAGCAAGCGCTGAAAAAGCTGGAGCTTGAATGA
- the era gene encoding GTPase Era yields the protein MSEEKTYCGFAAIVGRPNVGKSTLLNQLLGQKVSITSRKPQTTRHRIMGIHTEGPYQAIYVDTPGLHIEEKRAINRLMNRAASSSIGDVELVIFVVEGTNWTADDEMVVQKLRGLSCPVVLAINKVDNVADKSKLLPHIQFLSEQMNFHDVVPISAEKGTNVDTIAQIVRKRLPEAIHHFPEDYITDRSQRFMASEIIREKLMRFLGEELPYSVTVEIERFVANERGGYDVNGLILVEREGQKKMVIGNKGSKIKTIGIEARQDMEEMFEAKVHLELWVKVKSGWADDERALRSLGYVDDL from the coding sequence ATGAGCGAAGAGAAAACCTATTGCGGATTTGCCGCGATCGTTGGGCGTCCGAACGTGGGGAAATCCACGCTGCTCAACCAGTTGCTGGGACAGAAAGTCTCCATCACCTCCCGGAAACCCCAAACCACCCGTCACCGCATTATGGGCATCCATACGGAAGGCCCCTATCAGGCGATCTACGTGGACACCCCCGGCCTGCACATCGAAGAGAAGCGCGCCATCAACCGCCTGATGAACCGTGCTGCCAGCAGCTCCATCGGCGACGTGGAACTGGTGATCTTTGTGGTTGAGGGCACCAACTGGACTGCCGATGACGAGATGGTGGTGCAGAAACTGCGCGGCCTGAGCTGCCCGGTCGTGCTGGCGATCAACAAAGTGGATAACGTGGCGGACAAGAGCAAGCTGCTGCCGCACATCCAGTTCCTCAGTGAGCAGATGAACTTCCATGACGTAGTGCCGATCTCCGCTGAGAAGGGCACCAATGTGGACACCATCGCCCAGATCGTGCGCAAGCGCCTGCCCGAGGCGATCCACCACTTCCCGGAAGATTACATTACTGACCGTTCACAGCGCTTCATGGCCTCAGAGATCATCCGTGAAAAACTGATGCGTTTCCTCGGTGAGGAGCTGCCCTACTCAGTGACGGTTGAGATCGAACGCTTTGTCGCCAATGAGCGCGGCGGCTATGACGTCAATGGCCTGATTCTGGTGGAGCGCGAAGGCCAGAAGAAGATGGTCATCGGCAACAAAGGCAGCAAGATCAAAACCATCGGCATTGAGGCACGTCAGGACATGGAAGAGATGTTCGAGGCGAAAGTGCACCTCGAGCTGTGGGTCAAAGTGAAATCCGGCTGGGCAGACGACGAACGTGCGCTGCGCAGTTTGGGTTACGTCGACGACCTCTAA
- the recO gene encoding DNA repair protein RecO, with the protein MEGWQRAFVLHGRPYSETSLMLDLFTEGHGRVRVLAKGARSRRSNLKGALQPFTPLLVRWGGRGEVKTLRNAEPVSLALPLTGLMLYSGLYVNELLARVLEAESDCATLFFDYLNCIQSLAAGQGSPELALRRFELALLAHLGYGVDFLHCAGSGEPVSDEMTYRYREEKGFIASLVVDNRSFTGRQLRALAERDFPDADTLRAAKRFTRMALKPYLGGKPLKSRELFRQFSVKAAPDAPTNAPDEPAS; encoded by the coding sequence ATGGAAGGCTGGCAGCGGGCGTTTGTCTTACATGGGCGGCCCTACAGTGAAACCAGCCTGATGCTGGACCTGTTCACTGAGGGGCACGGTCGAGTGCGGGTGCTGGCCAAAGGCGCCCGCAGTCGCCGCTCCAACCTGAAGGGGGCGCTGCAACCCTTCACGCCGCTGCTGGTGCGCTGGGGCGGGCGCGGGGAGGTCAAAACCCTGCGCAACGCCGAGCCAGTTTCCCTCGCCCTGCCGCTCACGGGCCTGATGCTCTACAGCGGCCTCTACGTCAACGAGCTGTTGGCGCGGGTGCTGGAAGCCGAGAGCGACTGCGCCACCCTGTTCTTCGACTACCTCAACTGCATCCAATCGCTGGCCGCTGGGCAAGGCTCGCCCGAACTGGCTCTGCGCCGTTTCGAGCTGGCATTGTTGGCGCACCTTGGCTATGGCGTCGATTTCCTGCACTGCGCCGGCAGCGGTGAGCCAGTCAGTGATGAGATGACCTACCGCTACCGCGAAGAGAAGGGCTTTATCGCCAGTCTGGTGGTGGACAACCGCAGCTTTACCGGCCGCCAGTTGCGCGCGCTGGCTGAGCGCGACTTCCCCGATGCCGACACCCTGCGCGCCGCTAAACGCTTTACCCGCATGGCGCTGAAACCCTATCTGGGCGGCAAACCGCTCAAGAGCCGTGAGCTGTTCCGCCAGTTCAGCGTGAAAGCCGCGCCTGATGCGCCCACCAACGCGCCAGACGAACCGGCCAGCTAG
- the pdxJ gene encoding pyridoxine 5'-phosphate synthase yields the protein MADLLLGVNIDHVATVRNARGTQYPDPVQAAFVSEQAGADGITVHLREDRRHITDRDVRILRQTIQTRMNLEMAVTDEMLDIACELKPHFCCLVPEKREEVTTEGGLDVAGQLDKMTVAVERLTQAGILVSLFIDADPRQIDAAVAVGAPYIEIHTGAYADAPSPLAQQAELARIQTAAAYAAGKGLKVNAGHGLTYHNVLPIAAIAEMHELNIGHAIIGRAVMSGLADAVREMKTLMQEARR from the coding sequence ATGGCTGACCTACTGCTTGGTGTGAATATCGACCACGTCGCCACGGTGCGTAACGCCCGCGGCACCCAGTACCCCGATCCCGTCCAGGCGGCGTTTGTCTCCGAACAGGCCGGTGCGGATGGCATCACCGTCCACCTGCGTGAGGATCGCCGCCACATCACCGACCGCGATGTGCGCATCCTGCGCCAGACCATCCAGACGCGCATGAATCTGGAGATGGCGGTGACCGACGAGATGCTGGATATCGCCTGCGAGCTGAAGCCGCACTTCTGCTGTCTGGTGCCGGAGAAGCGTGAGGAGGTGACCACCGAGGGCGGGCTGGACGTGGCTGGCCAACTGGACAAAATGACGGTGGCGGTAGAGCGCCTGACGCAGGCTGGCATTCTGGTGTCGCTGTTCATTGACGCCGATCCGCGCCAGATTGACGCAGCGGTGGCGGTGGGTGCGCCCTACATTGAGATCCACACCGGTGCCTATGCCGATGCGCCGTCGCCACTGGCCCAGCAGGCCGAGCTGGCGCGCATCCAAACCGCTGCGGCCTACGCCGCTGGCAAGGGGCTGAAGGTCAACGCTGGCCACGGCCTGACCTACCACAATGTGCTGCCCATCGCCGCCATTGCCGAGATGCATGAGCTGAACATTGGCCATGCGATCATTGGCCGTGCGGTGATGAGCGGGCTGGCGGACGCGGTGCGCGAAATGAAAACCCTGATGCAGGAAGCGCGCCGCTAA
- the acpS gene encoding holo-ACP synthase has protein sequence MAILGLGTDIVEITRIEAVVARSGDRLAERILSANEWALYQRHQQPIRFLAKRFAVKEAAAKALGTGIRNGLAFEQFEVVNNALGRPGLVLHGRAAEMAAELGVTSTHVTLADERRYACATVIFEG, from the coding sequence ATGGCTATTCTGGGACTGGGCACCGACATCGTCGAGATCACGCGCATTGAGGCGGTGGTGGCCCGCAGCGGCGACCGGCTGGCGGAACGTATCCTGAGCGCCAATGAGTGGGCGCTCTACCAGCGGCACCAGCAGCCGATCCGCTTTTTGGCGAAGCGTTTCGCCGTCAAGGAGGCGGCCGCCAAGGCGCTGGGCACCGGCATCCGCAATGGGCTGGCGTTTGAGCAGTTCGAAGTGGTGAACAATGCGCTCGGGCGGCCGGGTCTGGTTCTGCATGGGCGGGCGGCGGAGATGGCGGCTGAGCTTGGGGTGACTTCCACCCACGTCACCCTGGCGGATGAGCGGCGTTACGCCTGCGCTACGGTAATTTTTGAGGGCTGA
- a CDS encoding YfhL family 4Fe-4S dicluster ferredoxin, producing MALLITKKCINCDMCEPECPNQAIAMGSEIYEIDATRCTECVGHYDAPTCQQVCPIDKTIIIDPQHTESREQLWDKYVELYLVE from the coding sequence ATGGCCCTGCTGATCACCAAGAAATGCATCAACTGCGACATGTGCGAACCGGAGTGCCCCAATCAGGCGATCGCCATGGGCAGTGAGATCTATGAGATTGATGCCACGCGCTGCACCGAGTGCGTCGGCCACTATGACGCCCCGACCTGCCAGCAGGTGTGCCCGATCGATAAAACCATCATCATCGATCCGCAGCACACCGAAAGCCGCGAGCAGCTCTGGGACAAGTATGTCGAACTCTATCTGGTGGAGTGA
- a CDS encoding MurR/RpiR family transcriptional regulator → MSSLLRIRQIYHSLAQNDRKLADFLLSHSEDARHLSSQQVAARAGVSQSSVVKFAQKLGYKGFPALKLALSESLAGSDQPVVTVHNQILSTDSLKIVGEKLLAEKQAALRATLDINSEERLRLALEMLASARRVLLVGIGTSGLAAKDLAYKLLKIGVMASAEADTHVQLATAQALTAEDLLLAISFSGERKEVNLAAEVAQQSGARVLAITCFSPNPLQQRADHSLYTVAERPATRGAAISASTAQYALTDLLFMALIQHDAQHAPDRIRHSEALMKKLV, encoded by the coding sequence ATGAGCAGTCTTTTACGTATTCGCCAGATTTATCACTCGCTGGCGCAAAATGATCGCAAGCTGGCCGACTTTTTACTGTCGCATAGCGAGGATGCCCGCCACCTCAGCTCGCAGCAGGTGGCGGCACGCGCGGGCGTCAGCCAGTCCAGCGTGGTGAAGTTCGCCCAGAAACTGGGGTACAAGGGGTTTCCCGCCCTGAAGCTGGCGTTGAGTGAGAGCCTGGCTGGCAGCGATCAGCCGGTGGTGACGGTGCATAACCAGATCCTAAGCACCGACAGCCTGAAGATCGTGGGCGAGAAATTACTGGCCGAGAAGCAGGCCGCGCTGCGTGCTACCCTCGACATCAACAGCGAGGAGCGGCTGCGGCTGGCGCTGGAGATGCTGGCCAGCGCGCGGCGGGTGCTGCTGGTGGGCATCGGCACCTCCGGGCTGGCGGCGAAGGATCTGGCCTATAAGCTGCTGAAAATCGGCGTGATGGCGAGCGCGGAGGCGGATACCCACGTCCAGCTTGCCACCGCGCAGGCGCTGACGGCGGAGGATCTGCTGCTGGCGATCTCCTTCAGTGGCGAGCGCAAGGAGGTCAATCTGGCGGCGGAGGTGGCGCAGCAATCTGGCGCGCGGGTGCTGGCCATCACCTGTTTTTCGCCCAACCCGCTGCAACAGCGTGCCGACCACAGCCTCTATACGGTGGCGGAGCGCCCGGCGACGCGCGGCGCGGCCATCTCCGCCAGCACTGCGCAGTATGCGCTGACGGATCTGCTGTTTATGGCGCTGATCCAGCATGACGCCCAGCACGCGCCGGATCGCATCCGCCACAGCGAGGCGCTGATGAAGAAACTGGTTTGA
- the murQ gene encoding N-acetylmuramic acid 6-phosphate etherase: protein MNLGALVSETRNPNTLTLDEMSTLEMVTAFNQEDRKVPEAIAAVLPQVAQAVDLAAAALAAGGRIIYLGAGTSGRLGVLDASECPPTFGVDHGVVVGLIAGGPGALLKAVEGAEDNPALGAADLAAINLEARDLVIGLAASGRTPYVIGALRHARQLGCATVAISCNPDSPIAQEAQVAISPVVGPEALTGSTRLKSGTAQKLVLNMISTGAMVKSGKVYQNLMVDVKATNEKLVDRACRIVVEATGAPRAEAEQALQQTGFEVKPAILMILAQVGADEARQRLADHRGYLRAAIQG from the coding sequence ATGAATCTAGGAGCACTGGTTTCAGAAACCCGCAACCCAAACACGTTGACGCTGGATGAGATGTCCACGCTGGAGATGGTCACCGCCTTCAATCAGGAGGATCGCAAGGTGCCGGAAGCGATCGCCGCCGTGCTGCCGCAGGTGGCGCAAGCGGTCGATCTGGCCGCGGCGGCGCTGGCGGCAGGCGGGCGCATCATCTATCTCGGGGCCGGTACCAGCGGCCGGCTGGGGGTGCTGGACGCCTCCGAGTGCCCGCCGACCTTCGGCGTGGATCACGGTGTGGTGGTCGGGCTGATTGCCGGTGGGCCGGGCGCGCTGCTGAAAGCGGTGGAGGGCGCGGAGGATAACCCGGCGCTCGGCGCGGCGGATCTGGCGGCCATCAACCTGGAGGCGCGCGATCTGGTGATCGGGCTGGCAGCGTCGGGGCGCACCCCCTATGTCATTGGCGCGCTGCGCCATGCGCGCCAGCTGGGCTGCGCCACGGTGGCCATCTCCTGCAACCCGGACTCGCCGATCGCTCAGGAGGCGCAGGTCGCCATCAGCCCGGTGGTGGGGCCAGAGGCGCTGACCGGCTCCACCCGCCTGAAATCGGGCACCGCGCAGAAGCTGGTGCTGAACATGATCTCCACCGGCGCGATGGTGAAGAGCGGCAAGGTCTACCAGAACCTGATGGTGGATGTGAAAGCCACCAATGAGAAGCTGGTGGATCGCGCCTGCCGCATCGTGGTGGAGGCCACCGGCGCGCCGCGTGCTGAGGCGGAGCAGGCGTTGCAACAGACCGGTTTTGAGGTGAAACCGGCCATCTTGATGATTCTGGCGCAGGTGGGGGCGGACGAGGCGCGGCAGCGTCTGGCGGATCACCGGGGCTATCTGCGGGCAGCGATTCAGGGCTGA